The Ammoniphilus oxalaticus genome includes the window TACTGGATGCTCAAATCAAAGGCACCCGACTAACCATCGAGTGCCTACAATTGTAATGTCTATGCTCGTTTTTTCTTATTTTTCCGTTTGGATTTTCGGCCTTGCTTACCGCTGGCTAAACCTTTATAAAACGGTTTGTTTTCTTTTTTTTTAGGCTTTGACTCACGTTTTCCGCCTTGAATAACAATTGTCGCCTTTTTACTTCGTTTCTCCGCCTTTTTCGCAATGCCAACGAGTTCAAAATCGACCGTATGTTCATCTTTATTAACACCGTGAACGCGAACCTTTACAAGATCGCCAATGCGATACGTCTTTTTCGTTCGCTCTCCAACTAAAGCGTAATTGCGTTCATCATATCGATAATAATCGTCTGTCATATAACTCATGTGAACAAGGCCTTCAATCGTGTTCGGCAACTCAATAAACATCCCAAAATTCGTAACGCTGCTAATGATCCCTTCAAATTCTTCACCGATTTTATCAGCCATATATTCCGCTTTTTTCATATCATCTGTTTCTCGTTCCGCATCAATCGCAACGCGTTCTCGCTCAGACGTATGGCGGGCAATATCAGGCAGTTTTTCTCGCCAGGCTTCTTTGCGATCCTCATTCATCGCTCCTCGTTCCAACCACTCTCGTATTAAGCGATGCACGATTAAATCAGGATAGCGACGAATCGGGGAAGTGAAATGGGTATAATACTCCGCAGCCAAGCCGAAATGACCAATATTTTGAGCGTCATATTTCGCCTGTTTCATAGAACGAAGCATCACTTTATTAATGACCGTTTCTTCAGGCGATTCCTTTACTTGCTCTAACAACGTCTGTAACGCCCGCGGATGAATATTGTTTGCGGATCCTTTGACCATGTAGCCAAAATTCGTAATGAATTCCAAGAATGAACGTAATTTCCCTTCGTCTGGATCTTCGTGCGTCCGATAAATAAACGGTTGGTTTAACCAGTGGAAATGTTCAGCGACGGTTTCATTTGCGGCAAGCATGAATTCCTCAATAATTTGTTCAGCAACCGTTCGATCCCGTAAAACAATATCTGTCGGCGCGCCTTGTTCATCAACAATAATTTTAGATTCGGGAGAATCAAAATCAATTGCCCCGCGATCCATTCTTTTTTGACGTAATTTCAAGGCAAGCTCTTTCATCTGTTGAAACATAGGCACGAGCGGCTCATATCGAGCCATAAGGCCTTCATCTTCTTCTTCTAAAATTTTAAAGAGATCCGCATAAGTCATCCGTTCATTTGTCTTGATTACACTTAAAAAGATATCATGACGGGCCAAGCTCATGTCGCGTGGATCAAATTCCATTTCACAGGTGATCGTTAAGCGGTCCACCTGCGGATTTAAACTGCAGATTCCGTTTGATAATCGATGCGGAATCATGGGGATGACGCGATCGACTAAATAAACACTCGTTCCTCTGCGAAATGCTTCTTCATCGAGATGCGATCCTTCTTTTACATAATAGCTGACATCGGCAATATGTACACCCAATTGGTAATTGCCATTGTCCAGCATTTCTAACGAAACCGCATCATCTAAATCCTTCGCGTCGGCCCCATCGATCGTTACAATCGTTCGGTCGCGTAAGTCTCGACGACCTTCCATTTGGTCAGGAGAGATTTCCTCTGGAACTGCTTCCGCCTCTCTCAGCACATGATCATCGAACGCTTCGGACAGCTCATATT containing:
- the rnr gene encoding ribonuclease R, translating into MREEAYHPMTAQELEEEFGSQSAEEFKELVKLLNVLEEAGKIVRTRSNRYGVPERMNLVRGKLQGHAKGFGFVLPEEEGIEDIFVPAHDINGALNGDIVLCRLSKAKGGARLEGEIIRVAQRATNRFVGTFSDQKHYGFVIVDDKRFSKDIFISKADTMGAVDGHKVIVSIVKYSEDGRANPEGKIDQIIGHKNDPGIDILSVIHKYELSEAFDDHVLREAEAVPEEISPDQMEGRRDLRDRTIVTIDGADAKDLDDAVSLEMLDNGNYQLGVHIADVSYYVKEGSHLDEEAFRRGTSVYLVDRVIPMIPHRLSNGICSLNPQVDRLTITCEMEFDPRDMSLARHDIFLSVIKTNERMTYADLFKILEEEDEGLMARYEPLVPMFQQMKELALKLRQKRMDRGAIDFDSPESKIIVDEQGAPTDIVLRDRTVAEQIIEEFMLAANETVAEHFHWLNQPFIYRTHEDPDEGKLRSFLEFITNFGYMVKGSANNIHPRALQTLLEQVKESPEETVINKVMLRSMKQAKYDAQNIGHFGLAAEYYTHFTSPIRRYPDLIVHRLIREWLERGAMNEDRKEAWREKLPDIARHTSERERVAIDAERETDDMKKAEYMADKIGEEFEGIISSVTNFGMFIELPNTIEGLVHMSYMTDDYYRYDERNYALVGERTKKTYRIGDLVKVRVHGVNKDEHTVDFELVGIAKKAEKRSKKATIVIQGGKRESKPKKKENKPFYKGLASGKQGRKSKRKNKKKRA